A DNA window from Rhizobium sp. NXC14 contains the following coding sequences:
- a CDS encoding pyridoxamine 5'-phosphate oxidase family protein codes for MLNETGQGAASPWHEGELAMQRSIGVVDRMDGPGRNFIRKAMPEQHRAFFPMLPFVVLGAVDAKGDVWATVRAGRPGFMSSPVPEALDVDLRRDPDDPADAGMEDGDAIALLGIQLETRRRNRLNGVIRRTDAEAFRLRVGQSFGNCPQYIQPRSAVFVRDPDKPTSMRPLHSVSLDDRARRMIGSADTFFVASYVDRENGERQVDVSHRGGNAGFVRLGTDGVLTIPDFPGNRFFNTLGNLLVNPTAGLVFVDFETGDMLQITGRAEILLSSPELASFERAERLWRFKPESIVLRPDALPLRWSRNLNRAEGR; via the coding sequence ATGCTGAATGAGACAGGACAGGGTGCCGCATCGCCCTGGCATGAGGGCGAACTTGCCATGCAGCGCAGTATCGGCGTCGTCGACCGCATGGACGGGCCAGGGCGCAATTTCATTCGCAAGGCCATGCCCGAACAGCACCGCGCCTTCTTTCCGATGCTGCCTTTCGTCGTGCTCGGCGCGGTCGACGCCAAGGGCGATGTCTGGGCAACTGTGCGGGCGGGGCGCCCGGGATTCATGTCCTCACCGGTGCCGGAGGCTCTCGACGTGGATCTGCGCCGCGACCCGGACGATCCTGCCGACGCAGGCATGGAAGATGGAGACGCGATCGCGCTGCTCGGCATCCAGCTCGAGACCCGCAGGCGCAATCGGCTGAACGGCGTGATCCGCAGGACCGATGCCGAGGCTTTCCGCCTGCGGGTCGGCCAGAGCTTCGGCAACTGTCCGCAATATATCCAGCCGCGCTCAGCCGTCTTTGTCCGCGATCCCGATAAGCCCACCTCGATGCGGCCGCTTCACTCCGTCAGCCTCGACGACCGGGCGCGGCGGATGATCGGGAGCGCCGATACGTTTTTCGTCGCCTCCTATGTCGATCGTGAGAATGGTGAGCGGCAGGTGGATGTCTCCCATCGCGGCGGCAATGCCGGCTTCGTGCGGCTCGGTACCGACGGCGTGCTGACCATCCCCGATTTTCCCGGCAACCGGTTCTTCAACACGCTCGGCAATCTTCTCGTTAATCCGACGGCCGGGCTGGTCTTCGTCGATTTCGAAACCGGCGATATGCTGCAGATCACCGGAAGGGCCGAAATATTGCTGTCTTCGCCTGAACTCGCCAGCTTTGAAAGGGCCGAAAGGCTGTGGCGTTTTAAGCCCGAGAGCATCGTGCTTCGCCCGGATGCCCTGCCGTTGCGCTGGAGCCGCAATCTCAACCGAGCAGAAGGTAGGTGA
- a CDS encoding LysR family transcriptional regulator — protein MDRLEAMTVLLTVVEQGSLSAASRHLHSPLATVSRKVSELEAHLGARLLQRTNRKIGLTEAGRAYVEAAREILDRLEEAERTAAGEYRAPKGELTMTAPIVFGRLHVLPIVVDFLKAYPDINLRLMLGDRLANLVEDHIDLALRIGNLADSSLIATRLGAIRRTVYANPDYVARHGAIRHPSDLSVHDCITFEGMASTRSWTFVEGKRDLVVPIRSRLAVNTAEAAVDAAVAGLGITRVLSYQAARAEKAGLLAPLLADFEPQPAPVHLVYPSQGLVPLKLRALIDFATPRLRAAMK, from the coding sequence ATGGACCGCCTCGAAGCCATGACCGTGCTTCTCACCGTCGTGGAACAAGGCAGCCTGTCGGCCGCCTCGCGGCATCTGCACTCGCCGCTTGCCACCGTCAGCCGCAAGGTTTCGGAGCTCGAAGCACATCTGGGCGCCCGGCTCTTGCAACGGACCAACCGGAAGATCGGGTTGACGGAGGCCGGCCGCGCCTATGTCGAGGCGGCGCGGGAGATTCTCGACCGCTTGGAAGAGGCGGAGCGGACGGCGGCCGGCGAATACCGCGCACCGAAGGGTGAGCTGACGATGACGGCGCCGATCGTCTTCGGTCGGCTGCATGTCCTGCCCATCGTCGTGGATTTTCTGAAGGCCTATCCCGATATCAATCTCAGGCTGATGCTGGGCGACCGGCTGGCGAACCTCGTCGAGGATCATATCGATCTGGCGCTCAGGATCGGCAATCTGGCCGATAGCAGCCTGATCGCCACAAGGCTCGGCGCGATCCGCCGCACGGTCTATGCAAACCCGGATTATGTTGCCCGGCACGGCGCAATCCGCCACCCCAGCGATCTTTCGGTGCATGACTGCATCACGTTCGAAGGCATGGCCTCGACGCGAAGCTGGACATTCGTCGAGGGCAAACGCGACCTCGTTGTGCCGATCCGATCACGACTTGCCGTCAACACCGCCGAGGCGGCCGTGGATGCCGCCGTGGCCGGTCTTGGCATCACCCGCGTGCTCTCCTACCAGGCCGCCCGCGCCGAGAAGGCAGGCCTGCTGGCGCCACTGCTTGCCGATTTCGAACCGCAGCCGGCGCCGGTGCATCTCGTCTATCCCTCGCAGGGGCTGGTGCCACTGAAACTGCGGGCCCTCATCGATTTCGCGACGCCGCGCCTGCGCGCCGCGATGAAGTAG
- a CDS encoding nuclear transport factor 2 family protein, giving the protein MSSLVPPFTLETATRKVRLAEDGWNSRDPERVSLVYTPDSRWRNRAEFINGRAEIVAFLTRKWAKELDYRLIKEIWAFTDNRIAVRFAYEWHDDSGNWFRSYGNENWEFDAAGLMQRRFACINDLPIRETQRKYHWPLGRRPDDHPGLTELGL; this is encoded by the coding sequence ATGTCCAGCCTCGTCCCGCCCTTCACCCTCGAGACCGCCACCCGGAAGGTTCGTCTCGCTGAGGACGGCTGGAACAGTCGAGATCCCGAGCGCGTCTCGCTCGTCTATACGCCGGATAGTCGCTGGCGCAACCGCGCCGAATTCATCAACGGCCGCGCCGAGATCGTCGCTTTCCTCACCCGCAAATGGGCCAAGGAGCTGGATTACCGGCTGATCAAGGAAATCTGGGCCTTTACCGACAATCGCATCGCCGTCCGCTTTGCCTATGAATGGCACGATGACAGCGGCAACTGGTTCCGCTCTTACGGCAATGAGAATTGGGAATTCGACGCGGCGGGCTTGATGCAGCGCCGTTTTGCCTGCATCAACGATCTGCCGATCCGGGAAACGCAGCGCAAATACCACTGGCCGCTCGGCCGGCGGCCGGATGACCACCCCGGCCTAACCGAGCTCGGTCTTTAA
- a CDS encoding Dabb family protein, whose amino-acid sequence MIRHIVFFTVQEEHLEEVRAGLSILTGIPHARLLEIGTNVKTDQLGTEIDLVVYGEFDDAAALAAYKAHPDYQRSIERVRPLREKRIAADYDSRTAVTQPL is encoded by the coding sequence GTGATCCGCCATATCGTCTTCTTCACCGTGCAGGAGGAACATCTGGAGGAGGTGAGGGCGGGACTTTCGATCCTGACCGGCATTCCGCACGCGCGACTGCTGGAAATCGGCACGAACGTGAAGACCGATCAGCTGGGCACCGAGATCGATCTTGTGGTCTATGGCGAATTCGATGATGCGGCGGCTCTCGCCGCTTACAAGGCGCACCCCGATTATCAGCGCTCGATCGAGCGCGTCCGCCCGCTCCGGGAAAAACGCATCGCTGCTGATTACGACAGCCGCACGGCCGTGACGCAGCCGCTCTGA